Genomic segment of SAR324 cluster bacterium:
CCCACATGAAACAGGTTGAAGAAATCGCCACCCAACTGCTCAAAGGGTTGAAAATGAATGGAGTGCACCATGCCGGGGATCCCGGGAATCTGCGGTTCAAAGACTTCCAGCAGCATGTGATGGGCCAGGCTCAGTTCCCGTTGAGTGATTTCATGTTGCCGTTGAAGTTCAATATCTTTGTTTTTCATGGCAAAAATCGGTTCCATCAATTGGACACACAACATCAGTCCCGCAATCACATCATGCGACTCAACATGTTGAAAAACCTCCAGAATCAGTTGATTTCGTTTGACCAGCAACAGGTTGGGTTGCTGACTGAATTCATTGGGATCCTCCAGAAATTTCTGGATCCGTTGCTGGCGTTCGATAAAACCGGCTTGATTCGGTTCCAACATTGATCCGGGCATTAACCGCGGATAGCCATCATACAAATGCCAAAGATGCCCCCTGAACTTGAATTGTTCCATTATCCACTTCTGAAAAGCCCCCACATTATCCTCAATACGGGAGTGCTGAATCAATTTTTCCTGGAAGGCGATCAATTCCAGAAACAGATCTGACTGATCCATGACCCGGTCCATAATTCCCAGAACAAATTCTGTATCGTTGGACTGAGAGGTCGCTAATTCAGGTGTCCGCTCCACAGGTTGGTCCATGCGTGACTTGATCTGTGTAAGTTTTCCAGAATGCAGAATGAAATAAAAGCATTTGAGGAGCATTTCGCCAATGTCCATAGGTCGACAGGCGATGTCAAAAAACTCATGCTTATCCTGAAGTTGACTGAGCGTTGCCGATATTTCATCGGTCAGCATCATGGTGGGAATGTGCCTGAAATATTTGAGACGCAGGCGCGACCATTCTTCAAGATCATTGATACTGCGGTCATCAATCAGGATGAACCCTGTGTTGATGTGTTCCAGTTGTTCCAGCATGGATTCAGTGCAGCCAAAGGTTTGGCAGTCACAATTAATTTTAGTGGCCAGATTCAACATCATTTCCTGAACCCACCGTTGAGGGTGGATGTAAATGAAATCAAACCGATTGTTGGCGGTGTGAGGAAGTGACAGTTGCTGTCTGGATAAATTTTTGAAAATGGACTGGGTAGCACCGCTCAATTCAATGCCGAGAACCAGTTCATTGCCAAGCTGTGAACACCATCTGATTTGTCCCGAACAACGAATAAATTTGTCCAGCAATGTCAATTGAATGAATTCGTATTGCTTCAGATGAATTTTCTGCAAGGACTGTGACAGTGTGGTTTTAAGTTTAAACCCGCCAGCGGACGCGTCCAATACAGAAAATACCTGATTCAACGGAACAATTTTTGAGGAATGAACAGACTTCACTGAAGAACCCACGTCCAATGAAAAGGGTATCCTTTTGTGGTGCCGTTTGGCAGAGGGGTGAGACACATGAGAGAATGATTTTTCTGACATTACCAGCTCAAGACATGGAGATGAATTGTGATTGTTTTACATCGCATGAGAAAAAACACTTCAATTTGGCTATTAGCGTATATGAGGTCTGATTACCAGCGGAATTATCTCAACACATGGTTTGAAACATTTACTCACGAATGAGTTGAAAAATTGCCCATTGAGCATATACACACAGGATTCATAACAGACAATGATTTTTACAAATCTCCGGGACACCTTTTACCTCAACTACTTCCGGTCGATTCCAGCAATTGTGGAAGGAGCACCGGAGGCGCTTTAAGGAAGGTTCTCACTGAAAGTAGGGAACCAGTGTGTTATCTTGTGTTGCCTTTTTTATGGGGCCTTTCACTTAGCATTCCAAAGGAAACTATATGCCTGAACCAGAAGAATTACCACAAATTGATGTAAAGGAATTTCGTAAAACCGTGATGACCCGTCGTTCTGTCAGAAAATTTGATGGCACGCCCATCCCGGAAGAAGTGCTTCAGGATTGTCTGGATATGGCCCTCCTGGCGCCAAACTCCAGCAATTTGCAACCCTGGGAATTTTACATTGTACGTTCCCCTGATAAACGTGAGAAAATCATCGAAGCCTGTTTCAATCAGAACGCCGCTAAAACCGCTGACAAGCTGGTGGCCTTTGTGGCACGAACCGACACATGGGGCGAACATGGTCGTGGCATTCTGGAACAATGGCCCGATGCAACGATTCCCAAGATTGTGCAGGATTATTACGGAAAAAAAATATATATCCAATACCGTTCGGGACCATTGAATCTGTTTGGACTGGGGAAATGGGTT
This window contains:
- a CDS encoding serine/threonine-protein phosphatase — protein: MKSVHSSKIVPLNQVFSVLDASAGGFKLKTTLSQSLQKIHLKQYEFIQLTLLDKFIRCSGQIRWCSQLGNELVLGIELSGATQSIFKNLSRQQLSLPHTANNRFDFIYIHPQRWVQEMMLNLATKINCDCQTFGCTESMLEQLEHINTGFILIDDRSINDLEEWSRLRLKYFRHIPTMMLTDEISATLSQLQDKHEFFDIACRPMDIGEMLLKCFYFILHSGKLTQIKSRMDQPVERTPELATSQSNDTEFVLGIMDRVMDQSDLFLELIAFQEKLIQHSRIEDNVGAFQKWIMEQFKFRGHLWHLYDGYPRLMPGSMLEPNQAGFIERQQRIQKFLEDPNEFSQQPNLLLVKRNQLILEVFQHVESHDVIAGLMLCVQLMEPIFAMKNKDIELQRQHEITQRELSLAHHMLLEVFEPQIPGIPGMVHSIHFQPFEQLGGDFFNLFHVGDQSYGILIGDISGHGISSAMLSIMFQSYFSNFTKGMFDPEMVLNYINAISQPHVPDDHFASLCYAIYDCEEKKLVYTNAGFHEIVLIRDGKCSLLSSTMDILVGVFENETVEGFHQKEFQAQNNDILLFFTDALFEVMDKEGEVLGMKRLMEFLDTCALKSVEELTQALLKYTKAFSHNARFHDDVTLMIFQVHEED
- a CDS encoding nitroreductase family protein: MPEPEELPQIDVKEFRKTVMTRRSVRKFDGTPIPEEVLQDCLDMALLAPNSSNLQPWEFYIVRSPDKREKIIEACFNQNAAKTADKLVAFVARTDTWGEHGRGILEQWPDATIPKIVQDYYGKKIYIQYRSGPLNLFGLGKWVVSSIMGLRRPMARWPLTHADMKLWAAKTCALAAENYMLALRAYGFDSCPMEGFDSKRLHQILELPKEGFVVMLVAAGKRSPKGVYQKRFRFPREQFIKEI